One Niallia circulans DNA segment encodes these proteins:
- a CDS encoding YesL family protein: MLKSVEKLNSIFTSILNLVYVNILWILFTLLGLGVFGIGPSTYALVSICRQWIRGNRIPVFKTYWQYYKENFKESVLISWIYLFIGFVIAVDLLTVTNWYLRVALLIVGFIYLLSVVYIFPIMAHYNWNGIILKMKMSLLFGLACLQYSLLFFLVTGVLYWAAITFFPGVITFLGVSFLFFSITWTANQVFTRMEIEDSKETNINEHIKENCNEKTNGIKVS; the protein is encoded by the coding sequence ATGCTCAAATCAGTAGAAAAATTAAATTCCATTTTTACTAGCATTCTAAACTTAGTGTATGTAAATATATTGTGGATTTTGTTTACGTTATTAGGGTTAGGTGTGTTTGGTATCGGCCCTTCTACTTATGCCTTGGTTAGTATTTGCCGGCAATGGATACGCGGAAACAGAATACCTGTTTTTAAGACCTATTGGCAATATTACAAAGAAAACTTTAAGGAATCTGTCTTAATTAGTTGGATTTATCTCTTTATTGGCTTTGTTATAGCTGTCGACTTATTAACCGTCACAAATTGGTATTTAAGGGTGGCTCTGTTAATAGTAGGATTCATTTATTTGTTGTCTGTCGTATATATCTTTCCAATCATGGCCCACTACAATTGGAATGGAATTATCTTGAAAATGAAGATGTCCTTGCTATTTGGCTTAGCCTGCCTGCAATATTCACTGCTATTTTTCCTAGTGACAGGTGTACTTTATTGGGCAGCTATAACGTTTTTCCCAGGAGTTATAACCTTCCTTGGAGTCAGTTTCTTGTTCTTTTCAATCACTTGGACAGCAAATCAAGTGTTTACGAGAATGGAAATCGAGGATTCTAAAGAAACAAATATAAATGAACACATAAAGGAGAATTGTAATGAAAAAACCAATGGTATCAAAGTTAGCTAG
- a CDS encoding ABC transporter permease — protein MIFPGMLYFLIFKYLPMAGLIVAFQDYQPYLGILDSPWVGLKHFIRLFTEPTFFMLLNNTLILFALNIVIFFPLPIILSLMLNEVKNKYFKSGIQTLIYIPHFMSWVIIVSITYVFLNVDGGVINEFLASIGLGKISFLTSPDWTRTVYISQIIWKELGWSTIIYLAAITAVDTQLYEAAEMDGAGILRKTWHVTLPAIRPVIITLLILKIGHTLDLGFEHMYLLLNSLNRNVAEIFDTYIYTAGLKNGQLSFSTAVGLFKGIVGLILVILANKLAKKFGEDGVY, from the coding sequence ATGATATTCCCAGGTATGCTGTATTTTCTAATCTTTAAATACTTACCGATGGCGGGACTTATCGTTGCGTTTCAGGACTATCAACCATACTTAGGTATTCTTGACAGTCCGTGGGTAGGTCTTAAACATTTCATTCGTTTATTTACTGAACCTACTTTCTTCATGTTATTGAATAATACGTTAATACTGTTTGCATTAAATATTGTTATCTTTTTTCCACTACCTATTATCCTGTCACTCATGTTGAATGAAGTGAAAAACAAATACTTTAAATCAGGGATTCAAACCTTGATTTATATTCCGCACTTTATGTCTTGGGTAATTATTGTTTCCATCACGTATGTTTTCTTAAATGTAGATGGCGGGGTTATCAATGAGTTTTTAGCGTCAATAGGATTGGGCAAAATTAGCTTTTTAACTTCACCTGATTGGACGCGAACGGTTTACATTAGTCAAATAATCTGGAAGGAATTAGGATGGTCAACGATTATTTACCTTGCTGCGATTACTGCTGTTGATACGCAATTATATGAAGCAGCGGAAATGGATGGTGCGGGCATCCTCAGAAAAACGTGGCATGTTACATTACCAGCCATTCGTCCCGTTATTATTACGCTACTAATCTTAAAAATCGGGCATACTTTGGACCTGGGATTTGAGCATATGTATCTTCTGCTTAATTCATTAAACAGAAATGTTGCTGAAATTTTCGACACCTATATTTATACAGCCGGGTTGAAAAATGGTCAATTAAGCTTTAGTACAGCAGTGGGATTATTTAAAGGGATTGTTGGATTGATATTAGTTATTTTAGCTAATAAACTAGCTAAAAAGTTTGGAGAAGACGGCGTGTACTAA